From a single Brassica rapa cultivar Chiifu-401-42 chromosome A01, CAAS_Brap_v3.01, whole genome shotgun sequence genomic region:
- the LOC103866954 gene encoding probable histone H2A.3 translates to MAGRGKQLGSGAAKKATSRSSKAGLQFPVGRIARFLKAGKYAERVGAGAPVYLAAVLEYLAAEVLELAGNAARDNKKTRIVPRHIQLAVRNDEELSKLLGDVTIANGGVMPNIHNLLLPNKKAGSSKPTDED, encoded by the exons ATGGCTGGTCGAGGAAAACAACTCGGATCTGGCGCGGCGAAGAAGGCTACATCTCGCAGTAGCAAGGCGGGGCTCCAATTCCCCGTTGGTCGTATCGCCCGATTCCTCAAGGCCGGAAAGTACGCCGAGCGTGTTGGAGCAGGAGCTCCGGTTTACCTCGCCGCCGTTCTTGAATACCTCGCCGCCGAG GTGCTTGAGCTTGCTGGGAACGCGGCAAGAGATAACAAGAAGACTCGGATTGTGCCTCGACACATTCAGCTTGCTGTGAGGAACGACGAGGAGCTAAGCAAGTTACTTGGAGATGTGACGATTGCTAATGGAGGAGTGATGCCTAACATCCACAATCTCCTTCTCCCTAACAAGAAGGCTGGTTCCTCTAAGCCTACCGATGAAGATTAG